The following coding sequences are from one Pseudonocardia sp. HH130630-07 window:
- the aroC gene encoding chorismate synthase produces MLRWITAGESHGPALVGVLEGMVAGVGVTTKELQAELARRKLGYGRSPRMAFEADELEVIGGLRHGVTQGGPVAVRVGNTEWPKWETVMSADPVDPDLIAHRARNAPLTRPRPGHADLAGMTKYGFDEARPVLERASARETAARVVLGTVAKAFLDQALGVKIVSHVVGIGAVDAPDDEPLPGPEDLDRIDANPVRAFTDGTGARMAAEIDAAHDAGDTLGGVIEVIAYGMPVGVGTYVQADRRLDAQLASALMGIQAMKGVEIGDGFRTAHRRGSVAHDEMVPAGAPGEGPAGTVPVTRVSNRAGGIEGGMTNGEPVRVRVAMKPISTVPRALRTLDTVTGEEATAIHQRSDACAVPRAGVVVETMVALVLANAALEKFGGDSLAETRRNVAAYLAGDR; encoded by the coding sequence GTGCTGCGATGGATCACCGCCGGGGAGTCCCACGGTCCGGCCCTGGTGGGCGTGCTCGAGGGCATGGTCGCCGGAGTCGGCGTCACCACCAAGGAGCTGCAGGCCGAGCTGGCCCGCCGCAAGCTGGGCTACGGCCGGAGCCCCCGGATGGCGTTCGAGGCCGACGAGCTCGAGGTGATCGGCGGCCTCCGGCACGGCGTCACCCAGGGCGGGCCGGTGGCGGTGCGTGTCGGCAACACCGAGTGGCCCAAGTGGGAGACGGTGATGTCGGCCGATCCGGTCGATCCGGACCTGATCGCCCACCGCGCCCGGAACGCGCCGCTGACCCGGCCGCGTCCCGGCCACGCCGATCTCGCCGGGATGACCAAGTACGGCTTCGACGAGGCCCGCCCCGTGCTGGAGCGCGCCAGCGCCCGCGAGACCGCGGCCCGCGTGGTGCTCGGCACCGTCGCGAAGGCGTTCCTCGACCAGGCGCTCGGTGTGAAGATCGTGTCGCACGTGGTCGGGATCGGTGCCGTCGACGCGCCCGACGACGAGCCGCTGCCCGGCCCCGAGGACCTCGACCGGATCGACGCCAACCCGGTGCGGGCGTTCACCGACGGGACCGGTGCCCGGATGGCCGCCGAGATCGACGCCGCGCACGACGCGGGGGACACCCTCGGCGGGGTCATCGAGGTCATCGCCTACGGGATGCCGGTCGGCGTCGGGACCTACGTGCAGGCCGACCGCCGGCTCGACGCGCAGCTCGCGTCGGCGCTGATGGGTATCCAGGCCATGAAGGGCGTCGAGATCGGGGACGGCTTCCGCACCGCGCACCGCCGTGGCTCCGTCGCGCACGACGAGATGGTCCCGGCCGGTGCGCCGGGCGAGGGGCCTGCGGGCACCGTGCCGGTCACCCGGGTCAGCAACCGCGCGGGCGGCATCGAGGGCGGCATGACCAACGGCGAGCCGGTCCGCGTGCGGGTCGCGATGAAGCCGATCTCCACCGTGCCCCGGGCGCTGCGGACCCTGGACACCGTCACCGGCGAGGAGGCGACGGCGATCCACCAGCGGTCGGACGCCTGTGCCGTCCCGCGGGCCGGGGTCGTCGTCGAGACGATGGTGGCGCTGGTGCTGGCCAACGCCGCGCTGGAGAAGTTCGGCGGCGACTCGCTCGCCGAGACCCGGCGCAACGTCGCCGCCTACCTGGCGGGGGACCGGTGA
- a CDS encoding prepilin peptidase, which produces MDLLAALPVVLTAAVAGALSGALTRRWLARLRRGAPVATGWCETGLGALWAAVALLVADGVVAAAWAPVLAVLAWLGVAGSATDLLRRRLPNALTVPALPLVVLALVPAGGAAVLRGLVGAVLLGGAYATVHLLVPGSLGAGDVKLAVPVGAAVTGPAWGAPVLVACLAAVFSLIVAGWAAGTGRAHWGDGLPHGPVLLAAALLTAGAGAAVRG; this is translated from the coding sequence GTGGACCTCCTCGCCGCACTCCCCGTCGTCCTCACCGCCGCCGTGGCCGGGGCGCTGTCCGGCGCGCTCACCCGGCGGTGGCTCGCGCGCCTGCGGCGCGGGGCACCGGTCGCCACGGGGTGGTGCGAGACCGGCCTGGGCGCGCTGTGGGCGGCCGTCGCGCTGCTCGTCGCAGACGGTGTGGTCGCCGCGGCGTGGGCGCCGGTGCTCGCGGTGCTGGCCTGGCTCGGTGTCGCCGGCTCCGCGACCGACCTGTTGCGCCGGCGGCTGCCGAACGCGCTGACCGTTCCGGCCCTGCCCCTGGTGGTGCTCGCGCTGGTCCCGGCCGGCGGTGCCGCGGTGCTGCGGGGCCTGGTCGGGGCCGTGCTGCTGGGCGGGGCGTACGCGACGGTCCACCTCCTGGTGCCCGGCTCACTCGGAGCGGGTGACGTGAAGCTGGCCGTTCCGGTCGGGGCGGCGGTCACGGGTCCCGCCTGGGGTGCGCCGGTGCTGGTGGCGTGCCTGGCCGCGGTGTTCTCGCTGATCGTGGCGGGCTGGGCGGCGGGTACCGGCCGGGCGCACTGGGGCGACGGGCTGCCGCACGGCCCGGTGCTGCTCGCCGCCGCGCTGCTGACGGCCGGGGCCGGTGCGGCGGTCCGAGGCTGA